A region of the Microbacterium sp. SL75 genome:
TCTGCGCACCGCCGAACGGTCGACACGGCGCCAGTGGCGCGTCGTCGAGAAGATCACGACCATCGACCCACCCGCCGACGCCGTCGACGCCGGGCCCGAAGAAGATCCCCGAGCGGACTGCCTGCGAAACGCCCTGGCCCGACTCTCCACGACCGACGCGGAAGTGCTGCGCCTGTGGGCATGGGAAGAGCTCGCACCCCCCGAGATCGCGACGGTCCTCGACATCTCCGTCAACGCCGCCACCATCCGCCTGCATCGAGCCAAGAAGAAGCTCAGACAGGAAATGGACCGATCCCACCGACCCACCACCACGAAAGGAGGAGACCG
Encoded here:
- a CDS encoding RNA polymerase sigma factor; the protein is MQPFSPDRSRAYESLVRMHGDAVLRFLRRRTEPQTAEDVFSETMLVLWRRFDDVPDEPLPWLYVTARNCLRTAERSTRRQWRVVEKITTIDPPADAVDAGPEEDPRADCLRNALARLSTTDAEVLRLWAWEELAPPEIATVLDISVNAATIRLHRAKKKLRQEMDRSHRPTTTKGGDR